Genomic segment of Pirellulales bacterium:
CCGAGTCGTCCACGCGCATCAGCCCCATGCTGCGGGCGGTCTGCCGGTCGACCGGCATGGCGGCAATCGTCACGTCGGCTTTCGACTCGACGTGCGTGGCCATCATCTGGGCAAAGTTCATGCGGTAGAGCTGGTCGCCCGAGAGGATGAACACGTGCTCGCAGTCGGCCTGGTCGATATAGCGGAGGTTTTGCCGCACGGCGTCGGCCGTGCCCTGATACCAGTTCGAAGCGTCCAGCGTTTGCTGCGCCGCCAGAATCTCGACGAACCCGGCGTTGAACTGGTCGAAGTTATAAGCCCGGCGAATGTGCCGGTGCAGGCTCACCGAGTTGAACTGCGTGAGCACGTAAATGCGGTTGAGCCCGCTGTTGATGCAGTTCGACAGCGGAATATCGATCAGGCGATACTTGCCGGCCAGCGGCACCGCCGGCTTCGAACGATACTTCGTCAGCGGATAAAGCCGGGTGCCGCGGCCGCCACCGAGCACCAGCGTAATGCACTTGCGCATGCCAACTCCTTGCGGGCGTGTCAACGATCTCGAATTGCGAACGCTTGCCTGGGACTTTGCTACTTCGTCACGAAATTGACCATCCGGCCGGGCACCACCACCACCTTCAGCACGGTTTGGCCGGCCAGCAGCTCGGCGATGCGGTCGTCGGCCCGCGCGGCCGCCTCGCACTCGGCTGCCGAGGCCCCCACCGGCACGGTGATCCGCGCCCGCAGCTTGCCTTTGATCTGCACGGGAATCTCGACGCTGTCTTCGCGCACGGCGTTGGGGTCGAACACCGGCCACGGCTCGTAGGCCAGCGACTTCGTATGACCCAGAATTTGCCACAGCTCTTCGGCCACGTGCGGAGCCAGCGGCGCCAGCAGCAGCACGAACTGCTCCATCGCCTGCCGCGGCCGCACGTCGCACTTGAAGAAGTAGTTGACGAACTCCATCAGCTTGGCGATCGACGTGTTGAAGGCCATGCGTTCCAGGTCTTGCGTCACGCCCTGAATCGTCTTGTGCAGCACGCGGTTCTGCTCGTCGCTGGGAGGCACGTCTTGCACCGAGGCGTTGAGCTCGATCGCTTCCGCCCGATCGTTCACGATCAGCCGCCAGGCACGATCGAGAAAGCCGCGCACGCCGTTCACCCCTTCCATGCTCCAGGGCTTCGTGGCTTCCAGCGGCCCCATGAACATCTCGTACAGCCGCAGGGCGTCGGCCCCGTACTCGCGCACCACGTGGTCGGGGTTCACCACGTTCCCCCGGCTCTTCGACATCTTGTGCGCCCGGCTTTCCAGCCGAATTTGCGGCTGGCCTTTGACCACGAAGCTCTCGCCCGATTTTTCGGAATGCTCGGGCATCACGCGGGTCGCCGTCAGCGCCTCGCCAGTTTTTTTGACGACGTGC
This window contains:
- a CDS encoding class I tRNA ligase family protein gives rise to the protein LPITAVVDPGAAPDVDREAVLAGKAVFPGEGVAIHSGAYDGLPTAEFKSRITADLAQRGQGREAVNYKLRDWLFSRQHFWGEPFPVLHELDAEGNLTGLTRTVPASELPVNLPELKEFSSHGSPEPPLDQAPADWLYPVIDGVRYKRETNTMPQWAGSCWYYLRFLDPRNEQALVDPAVEKAWMPVDVYIGGAEHAVLHLLYARFWHKVLFDRGFVSTVEPFQKLVNQGMILGEIELTGYQRGDGSTVSAAEVTENEQGQHVVKKTGEALTATRVMPEHSEKSGESFVVKGQPQIRLESRAHKMSKSRGNVVNPDHVVREYGADALRLYEMFMGPLEATKPWSMEGVNGVRGFLDRAWRLIVNDRAEAIELNASVQDVPPSDEQNRVLHKTIQGVTQDLERMAFNTSIAKLMEFVNYFFKCDVRPRQAMEQFVLLLAPLAPHVAEELWQILGHTKSLAYEPWPVFDPNAVREDSVEIPVQIKGKLRARITVPVGASAAECEAAARADDRIAELLAGQTVLKVVVVPGRMVNFVTK